One Cohnella candidum genomic region harbors:
- a CDS encoding GerAB/ArcD/ProY family transporter, producing the protein MVRISPYQLFSLMVLFQLGTTVIFGFASGAGRDAWISVLVSTLLGLAIMTVYLAIHRLNGGLGLAEWYPSLFGKWLGTFVAWLYPILFIYDAGRIVGDIRFLFPISILPGTPDWAIAVTFMMIVVYVLTGGIEVLARVCSILFPIMLLFVTLEALMLGASGSLNLHLLKPFMAEGWGPVMGAVWPLGITQTFGESISFALIWSYVKGNGKGTGCSRVVLAATLCSGILISFVDVLAISGLGEWTFKQMMYPSFALLKLPSVADFLENLDALGVIYMMVNAFVKLSFHLFSAVILIRQLTGAKSEKKIAYPVAIAALFMGMTMVRGFSAHLEVAEKPLPYQFWVPLFLVLPAIALAVTGFKKMVKGKGASS; encoded by the coding sequence ATGGTCCGGATTTCCCCCTATCAGCTGTTTTCGCTCATGGTGTTGTTCCAGCTCGGAACCACCGTCATTTTCGGATTCGCGTCCGGCGCCGGAAGGGATGCTTGGATTTCCGTGCTGGTTTCCACTCTGCTGGGTCTCGCGATCATGACCGTTTATTTGGCGATTCATAGATTAAACGGGGGCCTGGGGCTGGCGGAGTGGTATCCGTCCTTGTTCGGCAAATGGCTGGGAACCTTCGTGGCTTGGCTGTATCCGATCCTGTTCATTTACGACGCGGGGAGGATCGTCGGCGATATTCGTTTCCTGTTTCCGATCAGCATCTTGCCGGGGACTCCGGATTGGGCCATCGCGGTCACTTTCATGATGATCGTGGTGTACGTGCTGACCGGCGGGATCGAGGTACTGGCACGGGTCTGCAGCATTTTGTTTCCCATCATGCTTCTATTCGTGACATTGGAAGCTTTGATGCTCGGCGCTTCGGGAAGTTTGAACCTGCATCTGTTGAAACCCTTCATGGCGGAGGGATGGGGGCCGGTGATGGGGGCCGTGTGGCCGCTCGGGATTACGCAAACCTTCGGGGAGAGCATCTCGTTCGCGTTAATTTGGTCCTACGTCAAAGGCAATGGCAAAGGCACGGGGTGCAGCCGCGTGGTTCTCGCAGCGACGCTGTGTTCCGGGATTCTCATTTCCTTCGTGGACGTCCTCGCCATCTCCGGTCTGGGAGAATGGACGTTCAAGCAAATGATGTATCCGTCGTTCGCGCTGCTGAAGCTGCCCAGCGTGGCCGACTTCCTGGAGAATCTCGATGCGCTGGGCGTCATTTACATGATGGTGAACGCGTTCGTGAAGCTTTCCTTCCATCTGTTCTCCGCCGTCATTTTGATCCGGCAGCTCACCGGCGCGAAAAGCGAGAAGAAGATCGCCTATCCGGTCGCGATCGCCGCCCTGTTCATGGGCATGACGATGGTCAGAGGGTTCAGCGCGCATCTCGAAGTCGCCGAGAAGCCGCTTCCCTATCAGTTTTGGGTCCCTCTGTTTCTCGTGTTGCCGGCAATTGCGCTGGCGGTTACGGGATTCAAGAAGATGGTCAAAGGCAAGGGGGCAAGCTCATGA
- a CDS encoding Ger(x)C family spore germination protein, translating to MRKFFLLLNLLLAAVCLNGCWSRVEVNDIAIVTATGLDVAENGKIRLSLMLAIPRLIGSGSAQSGSESKIETSAAWVVSEEGDTIMDTYRSLQEKLPRKIFFAHSRLLVIGQALAVRGIEPYLDFFERYRQSQLKSFLVVSKTTASDVLNFKSKFEKLPSEVLKEEMKQELIPKVRLIDFVNMLTSEGEEPFTPIVEIVPSETGKSGMNNLSVTGLAVFRRSSMVGQLDSKQGRGAMWVRNRVKEGVITIEVPKSAGAGKISAELEDVKVKRRLSVRDDRLFVRLVINIDENIYENTSSIDLNKSRNVNYVQGLMKEDIEERIQEASRKVQQEYKSDIFGFGQSLYRQDPKKWKREFRSRWPDMFPKTVISVEIHVNVLRTGLTNRVIRVEE from the coding sequence ATGCGGAAATTTTTCCTCCTCTTGAACCTTCTCTTGGCCGCTGTCTGTCTGAACGGCTGCTGGAGCAGGGTAGAAGTGAACGATATCGCGATCGTCACGGCTACGGGCCTGGACGTGGCGGAGAACGGGAAAATCCGGTTGTCTCTGATGCTCGCCATTCCCCGGCTCATCGGTTCCGGATCGGCCCAGAGCGGCTCGGAGAGCAAAATCGAAACGTCCGCCGCATGGGTCGTCTCCGAGGAAGGCGACACGATCATGGACACTTACCGCAGCCTGCAGGAGAAACTGCCGCGCAAAATATTTTTCGCCCACAGCCGGCTGCTCGTGATCGGCCAAGCGCTGGCTGTCCGGGGGATCGAACCTTACTTGGACTTTTTCGAGCGGTATCGGCAATCCCAGCTTAAAAGCTTCCTGGTCGTCTCGAAAACGACGGCTTCGGACGTCCTCAACTTCAAATCGAAATTCGAGAAGCTTCCGTCCGAAGTGCTGAAAGAAGAGATGAAGCAGGAGCTCATTCCGAAAGTCCGGCTGATCGACTTCGTGAACATGCTGACTTCGGAAGGGGAAGAACCCTTTACCCCCATCGTGGAGATCGTCCCTTCGGAGACGGGGAAAAGCGGTATGAATAACCTGTCCGTGACAGGGCTCGCCGTATTCCGCAGAAGCAGTATGGTCGGGCAATTGGACAGCAAACAAGGCAGAGGCGCCATGTGGGTCAGGAATCGGGTAAAGGAAGGCGTCATTACGATCGAAGTGCCGAAATCCGCGGGAGCCGGCAAGATCAGCGCGGAGCTGGAGGACGTGAAAGTGAAACGCCGCCTGTCCGTGCGCGATGACCGCTTATTCGTCCGGCTGGTGATCAACATCGACGAGAACATCTACGAGAATACCTCTTCGATCGATTTGAACAAATCCCGCAACGTGAATTACGTCCAGGGCTTGATGAAGGAAGACATCGAAGAACGGATCCAGGAAGCCAGCCGGAAAGTACAGCAGGAGTACAAAAGCGATATTTTCGGATTCGGGCAGTCGCTGTACCGGCAGGACCCGAAGAAGTGGAAGCGGGAGTTCCGCTCCCGCTGGCCCGATATGTTCCCGAAAACGGTGATCTCGGTCGAGATTCACGTGAACGTGCTCCGTACCGGCTTGACCAACCGGGTGATTCGCGTCGAGGAGTGA
- a CDS encoding spore germination protein, with protein MKTPGPASVASGKFAQDLALLQQEFERCSDVVYRTFALSSGQSGAIVFIEGMVDEKRLEAKVLEPLMGGSARIFAEAAGAPPNVSVWIHADHVKNETDIKAAAESVCKGEAAVLVDGVPSILLVSMQKLDKRAVEEPATEPIIRGPRDGFTENLGVNITLVRRRFGTTDLKVETMKMGRLSQCSLAIVYLDSVVLPEVLKEVRNRLGRIEIDAVLESGYIEELICDNPLSIFPQLLNTERPDRVAGSILEGRVAILVDNTPFALIAPGTFIDTLQATEDYYQNYIVASATRLLRFWLSFSALVFPSIYIAVTTFHQEMIPTSLLLSIASSREAVPFPGIVEALLMEAAFEGLREAGIRLPRPVGQAVSIVGALVIGQAAVQAGVVSAMLVIVVSFTGIASFIFPAYAQGLAIRFLRFPMMLLAATFGLYGLVLGLLAVLIHLAKLRSFGVPYLAPFAPTNASGLKDTAVRAPWWSMVLRPLQTGKVNRRRMKPGMRPGPSKGGNAGG; from the coding sequence GTGAAGACGCCAGGCCCGGCAAGCGTCGCCAGCGGGAAATTTGCGCAGGATCTGGCGCTTCTGCAGCAAGAATTCGAGCGTTGCTCCGACGTCGTCTACCGCACGTTCGCTTTGTCTTCAGGACAAAGCGGGGCCATCGTTTTCATCGAAGGCATGGTCGACGAGAAGCGGTTGGAAGCCAAGGTGCTTGAGCCGCTGATGGGCGGCTCGGCGCGGATCTTCGCGGAAGCCGCCGGAGCTCCCCCGAACGTGTCGGTGTGGATTCATGCCGATCACGTGAAGAACGAGACGGACATCAAGGCCGCCGCCGAATCGGTATGCAAGGGGGAAGCGGCGGTGCTGGTAGACGGCGTGCCGTCCATCCTGCTCGTCAGCATGCAGAAGCTGGACAAGCGTGCCGTGGAAGAGCCCGCCACCGAACCGATCATCCGGGGGCCGAGGGACGGGTTCACCGAAAACCTGGGCGTGAACATCACGCTCGTCCGAAGAAGGTTCGGCACGACCGATCTGAAGGTCGAAACGATGAAGATGGGGCGCTTATCCCAATGCTCCCTCGCCATCGTCTATTTGGATTCCGTCGTCTTGCCGGAGGTGCTGAAGGAAGTCCGGAATCGGCTCGGCCGCATCGAAATCGACGCGGTCTTGGAAAGCGGCTATATCGAGGAGCTCATTTGCGACAATCCGCTCAGCATTTTCCCGCAGCTGCTCAACACCGAACGGCCCGACAGGGTCGCCGGAAGCATCCTCGAAGGACGGGTGGCGATCCTCGTGGACAATACGCCGTTCGCGCTGATCGCTCCGGGAACGTTCATCGATACGCTTCAAGCGACCGAGGATTACTACCAGAACTATATCGTCGCGTCGGCAACCCGGCTGCTCCGGTTTTGGCTTTCTTTCAGCGCGCTCGTCTTCCCGTCGATTTATATCGCCGTCACAACGTTCCATCAGGAAATGATTCCGACGAGCCTCCTGCTCAGCATCGCTTCTTCGCGGGAGGCCGTGCCATTCCCCGGCATCGTGGAAGCCCTGCTGATGGAGGCGGCCTTCGAGGGATTGCGGGAGGCCGGGATCCGGCTGCCGCGGCCGGTCGGTCAAGCGGTCAGCATCGTCGGAGCGCTGGTCATCGGACAGGCCGCCGTCCAAGCAGGCGTCGTCTCCGCCATGCTGGTCATCGTCGTCTCCTTCACGGGCATCGCTTCTTTCATTTTTCCGGCGTATGCCCAGGGTCTCGCGATCCGTTTCCTTCGATTCCCGATGATGCTTCTTGCGGCTACATTCGGATTGTACGGACTCGTGCTCGGATTGCTCGCGGTACTTATCCATCTGGCCAAGCTGCGCTCCTTCGGGGTTCCTTATTTAGCGCCCTTTGCCCCGACGAATGCGAGCGGATTGAAGGACACGGCGGTGAGGGCCCCATGGTGGTCGATGGTCCTGCGGCCTTTGCAGACGGGCAAAGTGAACCGCCGGAGAATGAAGCCGGGCATGCGGCCCGGCCCAAGCAAGGGAGGAAACGCGGGAGGGTGA
- a CDS encoding CBO0543 family protein, with protein MTSEQQQAVERIRQANQSVSNGITDYWNDYSNYTSPYFWTCLMLLLVPLAVLFIKLDKSQAFRLGFFGLCVHMVFSYTDHLGVMRGWWEYPYKVLPFIPVNIALDAALVPVCFMLVYQWAMKRGVNVYLSLIVLCAIFAFVVKPLLSLIDMFYLFEWMNFVYLFGFYVVIAVISVTLTNLFAYLQRTSTPGGAW; from the coding sequence ATGACAAGCGAGCAGCAGCAGGCGGTCGAGCGGATCCGTCAGGCGAACCAATCGGTGTCCAACGGCATCACCGATTACTGGAACGATTACTCCAATTATACGAGTCCGTATTTTTGGACTTGTTTGATGCTGCTGCTTGTACCGCTTGCCGTGCTTTTCATTAAGCTCGATAAGTCCCAAGCCTTCCGACTCGGTTTCTTCGGATTGTGCGTTCACATGGTATTCAGTTATACCGACCATTTGGGCGTGATGCGGGGATGGTGGGAGTACCCCTACAAGGTGCTCCCGTTTATCCCGGTTAATATTGCCCTGGATGCGGCCCTTGTTCCCGTATGCTTCATGCTGGTCTACCAGTGGGCGATGAAACGCGGCGTCAATGTTTATCTAAGCTTGATCGTGCTATGCGCGATATTCGCTTTCGTCGTTAAACCGTTGTTATCGCTCATCGATATGTTCTACCTGTTCGAATGGATGAATTTCGTTTATCTGTTCGGATTCTACGTGGTCATCGCGGTGATTTCCGTCACCCTCACGAACTTGTTCGCGTACTTGCAAAGGACGTCGACGCCGGGAGGAGCGTGGTGA
- a CDS encoding CBO0543 family protein — protein sequence MDKEKEIAFIDENTHQIHELIRQKIQFWVHHVLFSRLWWLALALSVIPWVIWVMYRKKESTDRLLYSGMFVMVISLVLDVMGDQFGLWHYRFNLIPVLPTYFPWDLTLMPIFVMFLIQVRPTLHPIVKGLLFALVTSYIGEPIFEWLEIYTRNHWQRYYSLPIQFLIYVITHWLSKRKDFDPIS from the coding sequence ATGGACAAAGAAAAAGAAATCGCGTTCATCGATGAGAATACGCACCAAATCCATGAATTGATCCGGCAAAAGATCCAATTCTGGGTTCATCACGTGCTTTTCTCCCGGCTGTGGTGGCTCGCGCTCGCTCTCTCGGTCATTCCTTGGGTGATCTGGGTGATGTACAGGAAAAAAGAAAGCACGGACCGTCTGCTCTACAGCGGTATGTTCGTCATGGTGATCTCGCTCGTTCTCGACGTCATGGGCGACCAGTTCGGATTGTGGCATTACCGATTCAATCTCATCCCCGTGCTTCCCACCTATTTTCCATGGGATCTCACGTTGATGCCGATTTTCGTCATGTTCTTGATTCAAGTCCGACCTACGCTCCATCCGATCGTGAAAGGTCTATTGTTTGCCCTGGTCACCTCATACATAGGAGAACCGATATTCGAATGGTTGGAAATCTACACGCGCAACCATTGGCAGCGGTATTATTCGTTGCCGATCCAATTCTTGATTTATGTGATCACCCATTGGCTAAGCAAACGAAAAGACTTCGACCCGATTTCCTAA
- a CDS encoding winged helix-turn-helix transcriptional regulator: protein MFLDSLRADPAYNEEDIDCYIHVNETIQAIGGRWKMLILWHLQEGGRRYNELRRLIPGVSQKMLTQQLKELEQDGLVERTVFPEMPPRVEYRMTDYGRTLEPIFDIMYEWGVRHRARKQGE from the coding sequence ATGTTTTTGGATTCTTTGAGGGCGGATCCGGCTTACAACGAGGAAGACATCGATTGCTACATCCACGTGAACGAGACCATTCAGGCCATCGGCGGGAGATGGAAAATGCTCATCCTCTGGCACCTGCAGGAAGGCGGAAGGCGGTACAACGAGCTTCGCCGGCTGATTCCGGGAGTCTCGCAGAAGATGCTGACGCAGCAACTCAAGGAACTGGAGCAGGACGGACTCGTCGAACGCACCGTGTTTCCGGAAATGCCGCCGAGAGTGGAATACCGAATGACGGATTACGGACGAACGCTGGAGCCGATTTTCGACATCATGTACGAATGGGGCGTCCGGCACCGGGCCCGGAAGCAAGGAGAATGA
- a CDS encoding SDR family oxidoreductase: MQRFAGKVVLVTGASRGIGRTIAERFAREGAKVVLNYSQNGRLAEDAAAEIRAAGGEAVALQADISRPAEVERLFRETSEAFGGLDILVNNAGIMMTKPIAEFTEEDFDRIFAVNVKGTFFAIQQAARHMNRNGRIINFSTSVTGSMFPGYSAYAGTKGAVEQFTRQLAKELGPKGITINAVAPGPVNTELFLEGKSEAQVQAIVNMNSFGRLGETDDIVGTVLFLAGEEAGWMTGQTLRVNGGYV, from the coding sequence ATTCAACGATTTGCAGGCAAAGTCGTCCTCGTCACCGGAGCTTCCCGCGGCATCGGCCGCACGATCGCGGAGCGTTTCGCCCGGGAAGGAGCGAAGGTCGTCCTCAATTATTCGCAAAACGGCCGGCTGGCCGAGGACGCTGCCGCCGAGATCCGAGCCGCCGGAGGCGAAGCCGTCGCCCTGCAAGCGGACATCAGCCGCCCGGCGGAAGTGGAGCGGCTGTTCCGCGAAACGTCGGAAGCGTTCGGCGGCCTCGATATTCTGGTGAATAACGCAGGTATCATGATGACCAAGCCGATCGCCGAATTCACCGAGGAAGACTTCGACCGGATATTCGCCGTAAACGTGAAAGGAACCTTTTTCGCCATCCAGCAGGCGGCCCGCCACATGAACCGTAACGGCCGCATCATCAACTTCTCGACGTCCGTGACGGGATCGATGTTCCCGGGCTACAGCGCTTATGCGGGAACCAAAGGCGCCGTCGAGCAATTCACGAGGCAGCTCGCCAAGGAGCTCGGACCGAAGGGCATCACGATTAACGCCGTCGCTCCGGGACCGGTCAACACGGAATTGTTTTTGGAAGGGAAATCGGAAGCGCAGGTTCAAGCCATCGTCAACATGAACTCCTTCGGCAGGCTGGGCGAGACGGACGATATCGTCGGCACCGTGCTTTTCCTCGCGGGAGAAGAAGCCGGGTGGATGACCGGCCAGACGCTGCGCGTGAACGGCGGTTACGTCTGA
- the rlmN gene encoding 23S rRNA (adenine(2503)-C(2))-methyltransferase RlmN, with protein MNKQSIYGLTAERLAEWLGERGHKKSRATQVWEGLYRKRVAAFSGMSDVNAECVRLLEDHFAIETLTEHTKQESVDGTVKFLFRLQDGNLIETVLMRHKFGLSVCVTTQVGCNIGCSFCASGLLAKSRDLSAGEIAEQIMKVQLYLDRAGKGEKVSHIVVMGIGEPFDNYANLQDFLAIVKDPKGLAIGPRHITVSTSGLADKIKRFADEDPGVNLAVSLHAPNDELRTRIMKINRAIPIAKLMEAIDYYLERTRRRITLEYILLKDVNDRREIALELAELIGDRRPLVNVNLIPYNPVDEHSQYQRSTQEAITDFYDALKKQGVSVSVRLEHGTDIDAACGQLRSKQIKATS; from the coding sequence ATGAACAAGCAATCCATATACGGGTTAACGGCGGAGCGGCTGGCCGAATGGCTGGGCGAGCGTGGACATAAGAAGTCCCGTGCGACGCAGGTGTGGGAAGGGTTGTACCGGAAACGCGTGGCGGCCTTTTCCGGCATGTCGGACGTGAACGCCGAGTGTGTTCGGCTGCTGGAGGACCATTTCGCAATTGAAACGTTAACCGAGCACACGAAGCAGGAGTCGGTGGACGGCACGGTGAAATTCCTGTTCCGCCTGCAGGACGGGAACCTGATCGAAACCGTTCTGATGCGGCACAAATTCGGCCTTTCGGTATGCGTCACGACGCAGGTCGGCTGCAATATCGGCTGCAGCTTCTGCGCCAGCGGACTGCTCGCGAAGAGCCGCGACCTGTCGGCCGGGGAAATCGCCGAGCAAATCATGAAGGTCCAGCTCTACCTGGACCGGGCGGGCAAAGGCGAGAAGGTCAGTCACATCGTCGTGATGGGCATCGGCGAACCGTTCGACAACTACGCCAACCTGCAGGATTTCCTCGCGATCGTCAAAGACCCGAAGGGGCTCGCCATCGGACCGCGGCATATCACCGTTTCCACAAGCGGACTGGCGGATAAAATCAAACGATTCGCCGACGAGGATCCGGGCGTGAACCTGGCCGTCTCCCTGCATGCCCCGAACGACGAGCTTCGGACGCGGATCATGAAAATCAACCGGGCAATCCCGATCGCGAAGCTCATGGAAGCGATCGACTATTACCTCGAGCGGACCCGCCGCAGAATCACGTTGGAGTACATTCTGCTGAAGGACGTCAACGACCGCCGCGAGATTGCCCTGGAGCTGGCGGAGCTGATCGGCGACCGCCGTCCGCTCGTGAACGTGAACCTCATTCCGTACAACCCCGTGGATGAGCACAGCCAGTATCAACGGAGCACGCAGGAAGCCATCACCGATTTCTATGACGCCTTGAAGAAACAAGGCGTCAGCGTCAGCGTCCGTTTGGAGCATGGCACGGACATCGACGCTGCCTGCGGCCAGCTCAGAAGCAAGCAGATCAAGGCCACGTCCTAG
- a CDS encoding amino acid permease, which translates to MPMSEGSSNRKQLVRGLKARHMTMIAIGGSIGTGLFVASGGAIHSAGPGGALLAYGAIGFMVYFLMTSLGEMAAYMPLSGSFSTYATRFVDPALGFALGWNYWFNWAITIAAEISAANLIIKYWLPGSSDWLWSALFLIIMAGINYMSVRAYGESEFWFSLIKVVTVIVFIVIGLLMIVGILRGGARGFSLFTEGDSPFAGGFLAVFGVFMTAGFSFQGTELIGVAAVESEDPAKNVPKAIKQIFWRILIFYLLSILVIGALISYRDPLLLQSGVENIAVSPFTIVFEKAGFAFAASLMNAIILTSVLSAGTSGMYASTRMLWVMAKEGKAPSWLSRLNRRGIPSASLALTAAVGLLAFLASLYGAGVVYVWLLNASGMCGFLAWLGIAISHYRFRRAFVAQGHQLDELPYRARWFPFGPIVAFVICFFVMIGQGYPLFGANVDWAGVAATYVGLPLFLLMYLGYKLKYNTRMIRLQDCRFRD; encoded by the coding sequence ATGCCGATGAGCGAGGGCTCGAGCAACCGGAAACAGCTCGTCCGCGGGCTGAAGGCCCGCCACATGACGATGATCGCCATCGGCGGCTCCATCGGAACGGGGCTGTTCGTCGCAAGCGGGGGCGCCATTCACTCGGCGGGACCGGGCGGCGCTCTCTTGGCCTACGGGGCGATCGGGTTCATGGTGTATTTTCTCATGACGAGCTTGGGCGAAATGGCGGCATACATGCCTTTGTCGGGTTCGTTCAGCACGTACGCGACCCGTTTCGTCGATCCCGCGCTCGGGTTCGCGTTGGGATGGAATTACTGGTTCAACTGGGCGATCACGATCGCGGCGGAAATTTCGGCGGCGAACCTCATCATCAAATACTGGCTGCCCGGCTCTTCCGACTGGCTGTGGAGCGCGCTGTTTCTCATCATTATGGCGGGCATCAACTACATGTCCGTCCGGGCATACGGGGAGTCGGAGTTTTGGTTTTCGCTCATCAAGGTCGTAACGGTGATCGTCTTCATCGTGATCGGGCTTCTGATGATCGTCGGCATTCTGAGGGGAGGCGCTAGGGGCTTCTCACTGTTCACGGAAGGCGACTCGCCGTTCGCGGGCGGCTTCCTGGCCGTGTTCGGCGTGTTCATGACCGCGGGCTTCTCGTTCCAGGGAACGGAGCTGATCGGCGTCGCCGCCGTGGAGAGCGAGGATCCGGCGAAAAACGTGCCGAAGGCGATCAAGCAAATCTTCTGGCGCATCCTCATCTTTTACCTGCTGTCCATCCTCGTGATCGGGGCATTGATCTCGTACCGTGACCCGCTGCTGCTGCAATCCGGCGTCGAAAACATCGCGGTCAGCCCTTTCACGATCGTCTTCGAGAAGGCCGGCTTCGCTTTCGCGGCTTCCCTGATGAACGCGATCATCTTGACTTCCGTGTTGTCGGCCGGCACGTCGGGCATGTACGCGTCCACCCGCATGCTGTGGGTTATGGCGAAGGAAGGCAAGGCGCCGTCCTGGTTGTCGCGGCTCAATCGCCGAGGCATTCCGTCCGCGTCCTTGGCTTTAACGGCCGCGGTCGGCTTGCTGGCGTTTCTCGCTTCGCTGTACGGAGCAGGCGTCGTTTACGTGTGGCTGCTGAACGCATCCGGCATGTGCGGGTTCCTCGCTTGGCTTGGCATCGCGATCAGCCACTACCGGTTCCGTCGGGCGTTCGTCGCGCAGGGACACCAGTTGGACGAGCTGCCGTACCGGGCGCGGTGGTTTCCATTCGGGCCGATCGTCGCTTTCGTCATCTGCTTCTTCGTCATGATCGGCCAGGGATACCCGCTGTTCGGCGCGAACGTCGATTGGGCCGGCGTCGCCGCCACGTACGTCGGGCTTCCGCTTTTTCTGCTCATGTATCTGGGCTACAAGCTCAAATACAACACGCGGATGATTCGGCTTCAAGACTGCCGATTCCGCGATTGA
- a CDS encoding translation factor GTPase family protein — protein sequence MTPMTIDSGSKRRNVGIFAHVDAGKTTTTEHLLYESGRIRSLGSVDRGTAQTDWLDVERERGISVRAAVTMFTWKDVAVNVVDTPGHVDFLSEVERSLRVMDGAVLIVSAVEGVQSQTEIIWHALRKLAIPTVIYVNKMDRIGADADRVLADIRKHLSPMAVPVQLANGAEETFAGSFDLWSPADAETQPAQADMLEALAQTDEALLERYLAEGAPGGAEGLADWKKEFARLTAQCELFPVLFGASGKGIGITALLDGIVDYLPAPEGEANAPLSGVVFKIERDKTMGRMAFVRLYQGTIRNRDTVKNATQGIDEKVTQIRKVDGRKSEDVGVLEAGDIAAVCGMQHVRIGDVIGSEEAVPQEARLAIPLLTVQVHWAAAADYPAVVAALQELADEDPLLDLQWLQEERELHLKVMGPIQLEVLTQILDNRFGLKVTFGQPSVIYKETLSGTGEGFVAYTMPKPCWAILRFRMEPLPRGSGLQYDAHVRSEDLLPQYQNEVARRVPLALQQGMYGWEVVDLRVTLIEGQHHVWHTHPLDFVVATPMGIMDGLSRIGTKLLEPMLRFRLTVPEEFGGKVMNDLVLMRAAFEAPALHGDRMTIEGRVPVATSLEYAVKLGSLTKGRASLSTFFDGYEECPPDVKAERPRRGVNPLDTSKYILSVRNALSSS from the coding sequence ATGACTCCTATGACCATAGACAGCGGATCCAAACGCCGGAACGTCGGGATTTTCGCTCATGTCGACGCGGGCAAGACGACGACCACCGAGCATTTGTTATACGAAAGCGGACGCATTCGCTCCCTAGGGAGCGTAGACCGGGGTACGGCACAGACGGATTGGCTGGACGTGGAGCGCGAGCGCGGCATTTCGGTGCGCGCGGCCGTGACGATGTTCACGTGGAAGGACGTTGCCGTTAACGTGGTGGATACGCCGGGTCACGTCGATTTCCTGTCCGAGGTGGAGCGGTCGCTGCGCGTCATGGACGGCGCGGTGCTCATCGTGTCGGCTGTCGAAGGCGTCCAGTCTCAGACGGAAATCATCTGGCATGCTTTACGCAAGCTGGCGATTCCCACCGTAATCTACGTCAATAAAATGGACCGGATCGGAGCGGATGCGGACCGCGTGCTGGCCGACATCCGCAAACACTTGTCGCCGATGGCGGTACCCGTGCAGCTGGCGAACGGCGCCGAAGAAACGTTTGCCGGCTCCTTCGACTTATGGTCGCCTGCCGATGCGGAGACGCAGCCGGCTCAAGCGGACATGCTGGAAGCCTTGGCGCAGACGGACGAAGCGCTGCTCGAACGTTATTTGGCGGAAGGAGCGCCTGGTGGCGCTGAGGGATTGGCGGATTGGAAAAAAGAATTCGCGCGCCTGACCGCCCAATGCGAGCTGTTCCCCGTGCTGTTCGGCGCGTCCGGCAAAGGGATCGGCATTACGGCGCTGCTGGACGGCATCGTCGATTACCTGCCCGCTCCGGAAGGGGAGGCTAACGCGCCGTTATCGGGCGTCGTGTTCAAAATCGAGCGGGACAAAACGATGGGCCGCATGGCGTTCGTCCGCCTGTACCAAGGGACGATCCGCAACCGCGACACCGTGAAGAACGCGACGCAAGGGATCGACGAGAAGGTGACCCAGATCCGCAAGGTCGACGGGCGAAAATCGGAGGACGTCGGCGTCCTGGAAGCCGGCGATATCGCCGCCGTCTGCGGGATGCAGCATGTACGGATCGGCGACGTCATCGGCAGCGAAGAAGCGGTGCCGCAGGAAGCGAGGCTGGCGATTCCGCTGCTGACGGTCCAGGTCCACTGGGCCGCCGCGGCGGATTATCCCGCAGTCGTGGCGGCCTTGCAGGAGCTGGCGGACGAAGATCCGCTGCTGGACCTGCAGTGGCTGCAGGAGGAGCGCGAGCTGCACCTGAAGGTCATGGGGCCGATCCAGCTTGAGGTGCTGACGCAAATCCTCGACAATCGGTTTGGCCTGAAGGTCACGTTCGGGCAGCCTTCCGTCATTTACAAAGAGACGTTAAGCGGCACGGGCGAGGGATTTGTGGCTTACACGATGCCCAAGCCCTGCTGGGCGATTCTTCGCTTCCGGATGGAGCCGCTCCCCCGGGGATCCGGGCTGCAATATGATGCGCATGTACGCTCGGAGGATCTGCTGCCGCAGTACCAGAACGAGGTCGCCCGCCGCGTGCCGCTAGCGCTGCAGCAAGGCATGTACGGCTGGGAGGTCGTCGACCTGCGGGTGACGCTGATCGAAGGACAGCATCACGTCTGGCATACCCATCCGCTGGATTTCGTCGTGGCCACGCCGATGGGAATCATGGACGGCCTGAGCCGGATCGGCACGAAGCTGCTGGAACCGATGCTTCGGTTCCGCCTCACCGTGCCGGAAGAGTTCGGGGGCAAGGTGATGAACGACCTTGTCCTCATGCGGGCGGCATTCGAAGCGCCCGCCCTGCATGGCGACCGGATGACGATCGAAGGCCGCGTTCCCGTCGCGACATCGCTTGAATACGCGGTCAAGCTGGGTTCTTTGACGAAAGGCCGCGCCTCGCTGTCCACTTTCTTCGACGGCTACGAGGAGTGCCCGCCGGACGTGAAAGCCGAGCGGCCGCGGAGGGGCGTGAATCCGCTGGACACGTCCAAATACATCCTGAGCGTACGCAACGCGTTGTCTTCTTCTTAA